The Streptomyces sp. NBC_00659 genomic interval TGTTCCACCGGCAGGGCTGGCGCACGCACGCAGTGGTCGCGCCCGAGGAGATCCGGCAGCTGCCCCGCTTCGACAGAGTGCCTCTGACCGCATACTTGAGCATCCTCGGTGGCACAGGCCTGACCGCCTACGTGGGCCTGACCCGGATTGCCCGGCTCCAGGAGGGCGAGGACCTTTTCGTGTCGGCCGCCGCGGGCGGGGTCGGCACTGCGACCGGGAGGTTCGCCCGGCTGCTCGGCGCCGGACGTCTCGTAGGCAGCGCAGGCTCGGCGGCAAAGGTTGACCATCTCACGCGGGAGGTCGGCTATGACGCTGTCTTCAACTACCACGACGGCCCGGCCGCCGAACTGCTCGGCAAGGCCGCACCGGACGGCATCGACCTGTTCGTCGACAACGTCGGCGGTGAGCAGCTGGCCGCAGCGGTGGGAGCACTGCGAGAGTTCGGGCGCATCGTCCGCATCGGCACGATCAGCCAGTACAACACTCCCGACGCGCCACCGCCGCGCTTCAACTACGCGGACATCGTCGAGAAGAGCATCCGCCTGGAGGGCTTCTTGGTCAGCAACCATCGAGATATGCAAGAGGAGTTGTACGAGTTCGCGGTACCGCATCTGCAGAGCGGCCGACTCGCTCTGGACGAGACGGTGGTCGACGGGTTCGAGCACATCGTGGACGCGTTCCTGGGAATGCTGAGCGGCCAGAACACCGGCAAGATCATCGTGCGAGACCGCGCGCAAGCCTCTTCCGCAAACTGACACCGCCGGCGCCTCCGCACTCTTCCCTCTCCGTCCAGGCCCAAGGCGGGCCCGGCCATCCTCAGGGGAACCGGCCGCGCAACGGGCGATTAGCCTCCGGCGTCGAGGCACTGCCGAGCACGGCGAACACACAGGACCCCCGGCACGTCCCGGGGCGGCTGCTGCGCCGCCCCGGCCACCCTGCAGATCGCAAGCCGCTCGGCCGCTTCCGGCGGCTGCCGCGGGCCGACCTGCTGAGGTCGGTGGCGGCTCTACGGGGCGAACGTCCGGCGCCGGGCTCCCGGGGGCGGCAGTGCTGCGGCGGCCAGGCGGGCGGTGTCCACGTGGTGTGCCGAGTGCCAGGCCCGGGCGACCTGTTCGGCGCGCGTGTAGCAGTCGGCCGCGGCCTGTTCCTCGTCGACCAGGCGGTACAGGTCGGCCAGGGCGTGAGCGAGGGGACGACTCGCGTAGGCGCCACCGGCGGCGCCCCCGAACTGGTCCTGGAGGGGCAGCAGATGGGTGATCAGCATGGCTGCTGCGCCGGTGTCGTTCAGCAGGACCGCCAGTTCGCTGCGGTAGTCGAGTTCGAGCCCGTAGAGATGGTCGGTCACCGGTCGCTCGGGGAACGACACGGCTCTCGCCTCGTCCGCCCGGCCGAGACGTGCCAGGACGAGTGCGTGCAGTACGGCGACGGGCGCACCGACGGCTGAGTGGATCTCCCTGACGTCCTGCTCGATCTCGGCTGTCCTGCCCTGCGTGAGCCGGATGGTCATCAGGCCCATGGTGTGCCGGTCGGCGGCCCGGTGTGCCCCGATACGCCGCAACAGGACATCCGCCTCGACGTATGCCGTCTCCGCCTCGGCGTACCGGCCCTCGACGGCGGCCAGCATGGCGAGGGTGAGGGTGTTGATGCCCTGGGCCCACAGCAGCCGGTACCGGTGCGCGAGGCGCAGACCGTCGGCGGTGTGCCGGCGTACACGGTCAGGGTCGTTGCGCGCGGCTGCGGTCAGGGTGTCCAAGTGCTCGCAGACCCAGTGGTAGGCGGGGAGGTCGTGGGCCAGGGCGAGCTGACGCAGCTCGGCGACCAGCGGCTCCCGCGCGGTGTGCTGCCCCTCATGCGGCATGAGCCTGGCCGACGTCATCAGGGCGGAGGCCAGCAGGCGTGGTTCACTGCCGGCGCGGGCCAGGGCCAGCTGGGCGTGTGCCACTTCCAGAGCCCGTGGCGCGTCCTCCGCCGCCACGGCGTCCACGAGGACCTGGAGTACCCGTGTGCGCGTCGGATCGTCGAGAGACCGGTCCTGGGCCAGCTGCTCCAGGCGGGCCAGTGCGGTGCGGTCGAAGAAGCCTTCCAGTCTGCTGCGCCACAACGAGGGTTCGGTCCACGCGCCGTAGACAGCTGCGACCAGATCGTCCCGGTTCGCAAGGATGGCAAGGTCGACTGCCTGCTGCCGGGTTCGTCGGGCGGCGTCGGATGCTCCGGCCCGCACCTGTGCGCCCAGCAGCCGTATCAGGAGGCCGACGGTGGCCTCGCGGTGCCCATCGGAGTCGGACGCGATCGTGGCGTGCGCCTGCAGCGCCTGCTGGATCAGCCCCACGGCCATGTCGTGGGCGTACCGCCGTTCCGCCATCTCCGCCGCCCGCAGCGCGTAGTCGAGGGCCAGTGCCGCGGTGTCGCTGCGGCCGGCGCGTGCGAAGTGGTGGGCCAGGGCGGGCAGATCGGCGGGGCGATGGTTGCGCAGCTGCCGGGCGACACGGTCGTGCAGGCGGGAACGCCGTATGACGGGTACGTCCGTGTAGACGGTGTCGCGCACCAGCGCGTGCACGAAGCGGACGCGTCCCGGTGCGGGTTCGGTGAGCAGATCCGCGGTCAGGGCGGCCTCCAATCCGTGCAGAAGGCTGTCCTCGTCCATGTCTGTCGTGTGCGTCAGCAGGGAGATGTCGGCTTCGAGTCCCACCACGGCAATGAGCTGTATGACGGAGCGGGCGTCTGCCGACAGCAGGGCCAGGCGTCTGCGCAGCACGTCGCGTACGCCCTGCGGGACTTCGGAGACGGCGACCAGGGCCCCTTCACTGGTCAGGAGACGTGCGCTCTCCAGGACATAGAACGGATTCCCGCCGGTGCGGTCGGTGAGGGCTGTCACCGTGGCGGGATCGACGGGCTCGCCGCAGACGGTCTCGACCAGGGTCGCGACGTCCGCGGTGGGCAGGCCACCGAGCGTGATCCGGTGCGGAGCGCTCGGCGCGAGATGCGCGAGGGTCTTGCCCAGGAGATCGCCGGCCTCGGCGGGCCGATAACTGGCGGCGGTGAACACGGGACGGCCGGTGACCGCGGCCGCGGCTTCGAACAGGGCGAGCGTCTCGGCGTCGGCCCGATGCAGGTCTTCGAGAAAGACGGCGAGCGGCTGCCGGCCGGCTGCGTCCCGGAGCCAGGCCGCGAAGGCGCGGTGCATGCGGAATCGTCCGACGGTCGCGGCGTCGCCGGTCGGGGCGGTTCCGGCGTCGGACTCGCTCAGCAGCGCGGCCAGCTCCGCGGGCTGGGCCGGAGGGAACGTGCGCGCGAGTGTTTCGAGGGCCTCCACCCAGGCCCAGGCGGGCGGCGCTCCCTCGTATTCGGGGCAGCGGCCGATCAGTACGAACCACCCCTCGGTTCTCAGGCGCTCGGCGAATCGCTCCAGCAGTGCCGACTTCCCGGCGCCCGCCTCGCCGGTGACCAGCGCGGTGGAGCCCGACTGCCGGGCGGCCGTCGCAGCGGTGCCCAGCGCGCGCAGCTCGTCGCCTCGGCCGACGAACGGCAGGCGCGCGGAGGCGGCCGGTTCGGGGACCGGAGCCGGGTCGCTCACGATGTCGGCCGTAGCGGCAGGAGCGTCGGCGGTTC includes:
- a CDS encoding NADP-dependent oxidoreductase, which produces MNETALTVHQTARPHGFPGAKHFAFVESMLPDPAAGSALVENLYWSVDPYHRELMDDVPGGFALGAPLEGRTIGRIIASRTPRLAEGEIVFHRQGWRTHAVVAPEEIRQLPRFDRVPLTAYLSILGGTGLTAYVGLTRIARLQEGEDLFVSAAAGGVGTATGRFARLLGAGRLVGSAGSAAKVDHLTREVGYDAVFNYHDGPAAELLGKAAPDGIDLFVDNVGGEQLAAAVGALREFGRIVRIGTISQYNTPDAPPPRFNYADIVEKSIRLEGFLVSNHRDMQEELYEFAVPHLQSGRLALDETVVDGFEHIVDAFLGMLSGQNTGKIIVRDRAQASSAN
- a CDS encoding BTAD domain-containing putative transcriptional regulator, with the protein product MLRIRVLGSMGAEVEGRPVELGTPRQRAVLALLVTARGTVVSADQMVDAVWHGLPPAKASSSLYAYVSNLRRLLEPRRPSRAPSTVLATSAPGYVLRLPPGSVDAWSFESRVGEARKAPPGRARELLADALRSWQGPPFLEHAGETWAAPEVARLTELYVQARELSAAADLREGHANEAALAAEDLVRENPLREEGWRLLTLAHWACGRQADALASLRRAAKAVRDELGCDPSPALAELEQAVLTQRLDVLPAHVPLTTTTAVPGTTVAVVSGTADAPAATADIVSDPAPVPEPAASARLPFVGRGDELRALGTAATAARQSGSTALVTGEAGAGKSALLERFAERLRTEGWFVLIGRCPEYEGAPPAWAWVEALETLARTFPPAQPAELAALLSESDAGTAPTGDAATVGRFRMHRAFAAWLRDAAGRQPLAVFLEDLHRADAETLALFEAAAAVTGRPVFTAASYRPAEAGDLLGKTLAHLAPSAPHRITLGGLPTADVATLVETVCGEPVDPATVTALTDRTGGNPFYVLESARLLTSEGALVAVSEVPQGVRDVLRRRLALLSADARSVIQLIAVVGLEADISLLTHTTDMDEDSLLHGLEAALTADLLTEPAPGRVRFVHALVRDTVYTDVPVIRRSRLHDRVARQLRNHRPADLPALAHHFARAGRSDTAALALDYALRAAEMAERRYAHDMAVGLIQQALQAHATIASDSDGHREATVGLLIRLLGAQVRAGASDAARRTRQQAVDLAILANRDDLVAAVYGAWTEPSLWRSRLEGFFDRTALARLEQLAQDRSLDDPTRTRVLQVLVDAVAAEDAPRALEVAHAQLALARAGSEPRLLASALMTSARLMPHEGQHTAREPLVAELRQLALAHDLPAYHWVCEHLDTLTAAARNDPDRVRRHTADGLRLAHRYRLLWAQGINTLTLAMLAAVEGRYAEAETAYVEADVLLRRIGAHRAADRHTMGLMTIRLTQGRTAEIEQDVREIHSAVGAPVAVLHALVLARLGRADEARAVSFPERPVTDHLYGLELDYRSELAVLLNDTGAAAMLITHLLPLQDQFGGAAGGAYASRPLAHALADLYRLVDEEQAAADCYTRAEQVARAWHSAHHVDTARLAAAALPPPGARRRTFAP